In the genome of Oceaniferula marina, one region contains:
- a CDS encoding sulfatase family protein, with product MKRTHLRSLCLLAALTLSPLQADERPNIVFILADDLGTGDLGCYNKDSKIPTPRLDQLADEGMRFTDAHSNSSVCTPTRYGVLTGRYCWRSRLKRGVLMGYSPALIEEGRETVASLLKKQGYTTACIGKWHLGMNMARSVNNGKKGWDYQAPIHRGPNAVGFDYFLGIAASLDMPPYTLIENDRFVSAASESTKASSYPNYWRGGAIAKDFKHEDYLPLVGKQASAFISKQSADKPFFLYLPLPAPHKPVVPTKAFQGKTKATEYGDFVHQMDHVIGQVVDALKSKKLFANTLLIVTSDNASFAANEKYGVLQTGHSPNHIYRGQKTDIYEGGHRVPWIATWPAKVKAGSTTDQVVCTTDLLATCAEITSSSVAENAGEDSYSLLPILIGKQGKEPLREATIHHSSSGMFAIRKGKWKLIVGRGSGGRTQIDKAIKDKIQLYDMEKDIRETSNVYQDFPEVVKELSSLLDDYRTSGRSVPQ from the coding sequence ATGAAACGCACTCATCTACGCTCCCTCTGCCTTCTGGCCGCACTTACCCTGTCCCCACTTCAGGCGGACGAACGCCCCAACATCGTTTTCATTCTCGCCGATGACCTCGGCACCGGGGATCTCGGCTGCTACAACAAGGATTCCAAGATCCCGACCCCCCGACTCGATCAGTTGGCGGACGAAGGCATGCGCTTCACCGATGCCCACAGCAACTCCTCCGTCTGCACCCCGACACGTTACGGTGTGCTCACCGGCCGATACTGTTGGCGCAGCCGGCTAAAGCGGGGCGTGCTCATGGGTTACAGCCCGGCCCTGATCGAAGAAGGCCGAGAAACCGTGGCGTCATTACTTAAAAAACAAGGATACACCACTGCCTGCATCGGTAAATGGCACCTCGGCATGAATATGGCCCGATCCGTCAACAACGGAAAAAAAGGCTGGGACTACCAAGCCCCGATCCACCGTGGCCCCAATGCTGTAGGCTTCGATTATTTCCTCGGTATTGCCGCCTCGCTGGACATGCCCCCCTACACCCTGATTGAAAACGATCGCTTTGTCTCCGCGGCATCCGAATCCACCAAGGCATCAAGCTACCCGAATTACTGGCGTGGCGGAGCTATCGCCAAAGACTTCAAACATGAGGATTACCTACCACTCGTCGGCAAACAGGCTTCGGCCTTCATCAGCAAACAATCCGCTGACAAGCCGTTTTTCCTCTATCTGCCACTGCCTGCGCCACACAAACCCGTCGTGCCAACCAAGGCCTTCCAAGGCAAAACCAAAGCCACCGAATATGGTGACTTTGTCCACCAAATGGATCACGTCATCGGCCAGGTCGTGGATGCACTGAAATCAAAAAAACTATTCGCTAACACCCTGCTGATTGTGACGAGTGACAACGCCTCCTTTGCCGCCAATGAAAAATACGGTGTGCTGCAAACTGGCCACTCCCCAAACCACATTTATCGAGGGCAAAAAACCGACATCTACGAAGGAGGGCATCGGGTCCCATGGATCGCCACCTGGCCGGCTAAGGTCAAAGCAGGCAGCACCACCGATCAAGTTGTATGCACCACTGATCTGCTCGCCACCTGTGCCGAGATCACCTCAAGCTCCGTTGCAGAAAATGCCGGTGAAGACAGCTACAGCCTACTCCCCATTCTCATCGGCAAACAGGGTAAGGAGCCCCTGCGCGAAGCCACTATCCATCACTCCTCATCCGGCATGTTTGCCATTCGCAAAGGGAAATGGAAACTCATCGTCGGTCGTGGCTCCGGCGGCCGAACCCAAATTGACAAGGCCATCAAAGATAAGATCCAGCTTTACGACATGGAGAAAGACATTCGTGAAACATCCAACGTTTATCAAGACTTCCCGGAAGTGGTCAAAGAGTTGAGCTCCCTGCTCGATGATTACCGGACAAGTGGCAGAAGTGTCCCGCAATAG
- a CDS encoding PEP-CTERM sorting domain-containing protein yields the protein MKAYSLFTHLVLPLGLTSLASATTIASWDFTSATNPQNDTSGNGYNLSVGAGVSFNTTTGADFNGTNNGELSIAYNAALEPGSISAGETWTISLTGVQSDMTSGYGAVYSSRDNNGATGTGAIIYRNGVNGNWEFWTGTSSNAWNVINSGVSVSTSATYDLTASWDGTTMTFTVDDGNSEVTNTLSPGNVVFNSGNNGTGFGNGGDTSSEFFFDGRIQSATITVVPEPSSLTLIGLGSLALILRRRK from the coding sequence ATGAAAGCTTACTCACTTTTCACCCATCTTGTCCTCCCTCTCGGCCTTACAAGTCTGGCCTCTGCCACGACCATTGCCAGTTGGGATTTTACTTCTGCCACGAATCCTCAAAACGACACCTCTGGAAATGGCTACAACCTCAGTGTCGGGGCGGGTGTTAGCTTCAATACCACCACCGGGGCCGATTTCAATGGCACCAATAACGGGGAATTGAGTATAGCCTACAATGCGGCCCTCGAGCCAGGCTCGATCTCCGCCGGCGAAACATGGACCATCTCGCTGACCGGGGTGCAGTCCGACATGACCTCTGGTTATGGTGCCGTCTACAGCAGCAGGGACAATAACGGAGCCACCGGCACAGGTGCCATTATTTACCGCAACGGAGTCAATGGAAACTGGGAATTCTGGACTGGCACATCAAGCAACGCTTGGAACGTCATCAACAGTGGCGTCAGTGTCAGCACGAGTGCCACTTATGACCTGACCGCTTCCTGGGACGGAACCACCATGACCTTTACCGTTGACGACGGAAACAGTGAAGTCACCAACACCCTCAGCCCTGGAAATGTCGTCTTTAACAGCGGTAACAATGGGACAGGCTTTGGCAATGGTGGTGACACCTCAAGTGAGTTTTTCTTCGACGGTCGGATTCAAAGCGCCACGATCACGGTTGTCCCCGAGCCCTCGTCTCTCACCCTGATCGGTCTTGGGTCACTCGCCCTCATCCTGCGCCGCCGCAAGTAG
- a CDS encoding beta-N-acetylhexosaminidase: MTCLSLPVVSAETKPNLILPKPSSTELKQGTFTLTADTLIVAPAALENEAKALRDALAPATGMKLSIQQNRTDKPQVMLALDPSLKSLGPEGYSLQVVSKGALIKSSTPAGVYYGVQSLLQLLPDEIVSRNKVEADWSLPCVQVQDQPRFAWRAFMLDEARHFKGEKEVKKLLDQMAALKMNVFHWHLTDDQGWRIEIKKYPKLTTIGSKRTDTQTGGWGSSKRSGEPHEGFYTQEQIKDIVAYAKARHITVVPEIGMPGHACAAIASYPELGTNKKPIEVMTVFGKALDVYDPSSEFVYTFLSDVLDEVIELFPSRIVHIGGDEVKFEQWQSSKAIKELMKREKLKTMADVQLYFTNRMADIVQKKGRNIMGWNEILGDDLHGFLKGGQTAKAAKLDKDTVVHFWKGSPKLAKRAVVDGHTIVNSLHSYTYLDYGYGSISLGKAYGFNPILNGLSPEEEKRIIGLGCQMWGEWIPTVERMEFQIYPRLAAYAEVGWTQLENKDFDAFKQTMDGQLKRWDIQGIGYAKDQVAKLSAQDFFNHVKVDGWNPAKTPADWKELEFSTEGKITAAGQYEVVFLYQKGTHALDISEVSLLEDGKPVAKDKHEAFSGGQLKGIVYKLKLPEFKQGAKYTVRARIKGNGGTDSHGEVKIRAGE, encoded by the coding sequence ATGACTTGTTTATCCCTGCCGGTGGTTTCAGCGGAGACAAAACCGAATTTGATTCTTCCGAAGCCAAGCTCTACGGAGTTGAAGCAGGGAACCTTTACACTGACGGCGGATACGCTGATTGTGGCTCCGGCGGCATTGGAGAATGAGGCGAAGGCTCTACGCGATGCGCTTGCTCCTGCCACTGGGATGAAGTTGTCGATTCAACAAAACAGAACGGACAAGCCCCAGGTCATGCTGGCTCTGGATCCGTCGTTGAAATCCCTGGGGCCGGAAGGCTACAGCTTGCAGGTGGTTTCCAAAGGTGCTCTGATCAAATCGTCGACTCCAGCCGGAGTCTATTACGGTGTGCAATCGCTGTTGCAATTGCTTCCGGACGAAATTGTTTCCCGGAACAAAGTGGAAGCTGACTGGTCGCTTCCCTGCGTGCAGGTTCAGGACCAGCCACGCTTTGCCTGGCGTGCGTTTATGCTCGACGAAGCGCGCCATTTCAAGGGTGAGAAAGAAGTCAAAAAGCTGCTCGACCAGATGGCGGCCCTAAAAATGAACGTGTTTCATTGGCATCTGACCGATGACCAGGGGTGGCGGATCGAGATCAAAAAATACCCGAAGCTGACGACGATTGGCAGCAAGCGGACCGACACCCAGACGGGTGGCTGGGGAAGTTCAAAGCGTTCGGGGGAGCCTCACGAGGGGTTTTACACTCAGGAGCAGATCAAAGATATCGTGGCCTATGCCAAGGCACGCCATATCACGGTGGTTCCTGAGATCGGGATGCCGGGGCACGCCTGTGCGGCCATTGCGTCCTACCCGGAGCTGGGCACCAACAAAAAGCCGATTGAGGTGATGACCGTGTTTGGCAAGGCGCTGGATGTCTATGATCCATCGTCTGAGTTTGTGTATACCTTCCTCAGCGATGTCTTGGATGAGGTGATTGAGTTGTTTCCTTCCCGGATCGTTCACATTGGTGGAGACGAAGTGAAGTTTGAGCAGTGGCAGTCCAGTAAGGCGATCAAAGAGTTGATGAAGCGTGAAAAGCTTAAAACCATGGCGGATGTGCAGCTTTATTTCACCAACCGCATGGCGGATATTGTGCAGAAAAAAGGACGCAACATCATGGGCTGGAATGAAATCCTCGGCGATGATTTACACGGCTTCCTGAAAGGAGGCCAGACCGCCAAGGCCGCCAAACTCGACAAGGACACGGTGGTGCATTTCTGGAAGGGCAGCCCGAAGCTAGCCAAACGTGCCGTCGTGGACGGGCATACGATTGTGAACTCTCTCCATTCCTACACCTACCTCGACTACGGATATGGCAGTATTTCACTAGGAAAAGCCTATGGCTTTAACCCGATCCTAAACGGTCTAAGCCCAGAGGAGGAGAAGCGCATCATCGGTCTGGGCTGCCAAATGTGGGGTGAGTGGATCCCGACCGTCGAACGGATGGAATTTCAGATCTACCCTCGCCTTGCAGCCTATGCGGAAGTCGGATGGACGCAGCTGGAGAATAAAGATTTCGATGCCTTTAAGCAGACGATGGACGGGCAGCTCAAGCGCTGGGACATCCAGGGGATTGGTTATGCCAAGGACCAGGTGGCGAAGTTGAGTGCCCAGGATTTTTTCAACCACGTCAAGGTGGACGGCTGGAATCCAGCCAAAACACCTGCGGATTGGAAGGAGCTTGAGTTCTCCACGGAGGGTAAAATCACAGCCGCTGGCCAGTATGAGGTGGTTTTCCTTTATCAAAAAGGAACCCACGCTCTGGATATCAGTGAGGTGAGCTTATTGGAAGACGGAAAGCCCGTGGCAAAAGACAAACACGAAGCCTTCAGCGGTGGTCAGTTAAAAGGGATTGTTTACAAGCTCAAATTGCCGGAGTTCAAGCAAGGGGCGAAATACACAGTCCGTGCTAGAATCAAAGGCAATGGCGGAACGGATTCTCACGGTGAGGTGAAAATCCGTGCCGGGGAATAG
- a CDS encoding LamG domain-containing protein yields MDDAQKVLRNGGSAEVPWASYRGAEPVTTGKFAGAAMFPPASAGYWTHRLGNAGLDVSGFSLSLHVRTDVNDQSFDKDFISLGSGNGKLFLLMKNHEASVSLVNFGGLGGVESDDVVGSKTINDGQWHHLGVVSDGEFISLFIDGAFQGKAAYTGEGKISCMQLASRFGNARHAMHCSLDDVALYDGPLWPSQIQWLSEHVAVDEPPAEMRVGAVLSFGGLSIVLP; encoded by the coding sequence ATGGATGACGCACAGAAGGTATTACGGAATGGTGGAAGCGCGGAGGTTCCTTGGGCGAGTTATCGTGGGGCCGAGCCCGTGACCACTGGCAAATTTGCGGGGGCGGCTATGTTTCCTCCCGCGTCTGCGGGGTATTGGACCCATCGCTTGGGTAATGCCGGCTTGGATGTATCTGGCTTTTCCTTGTCCTTGCATGTTCGGACGGATGTGAACGACCAGAGTTTCGATAAAGACTTTATTTCGTTGGGAAGCGGCAATGGGAAATTGTTTTTATTGATGAAAAATCATGAAGCCTCGGTGAGCTTGGTTAATTTTGGGGGGCTTGGAGGCGTTGAGAGCGATGATGTCGTTGGGTCCAAAACGATTAACGATGGTCAGTGGCATCATCTGGGGGTGGTGAGTGACGGAGAGTTTATCAGCCTTTTTATCGATGGTGCGTTTCAAGGCAAAGCTGCTTATACCGGAGAGGGTAAGATCAGCTGTATGCAACTGGCATCGCGCTTCGGTAATGCCAGGCACGCCATGCACTGTAGTCTGGATGATGTGGCCTTGTATGATGGTCCCCTTTGGCCTAGTCAGATCCAATGGTTGTCTGAGCACGTGGCGGTGGATGAGCCTCCAGCCGAAATGCGTGTGGGAGCAGTGCTTTCCTTTGGGGGATTGTCGATTGTGCTTCCGTGA
- a CDS encoding glycoside hydrolase family 2 protein, producing MKHSITLRTILVLITMQLPLHAQQDTDTQSFNKNWQFRIDASKAWQSVTLPHTAKLEPYISNNMWMGECTYQKDIPYEPSWKNKKVFLEFEGAMGIAKVSLNGKLLTTHYGGYMGFQIDLTDHLVEGRNRLEVALDNRENSNYPPGKEYRRLDFSWFSGLYRNVKLNVTDKLHISHAIAANQQGGGGIFVTYPKVSKQAASVQIKTHVANDHNNPQNFYLDHSLWQNDQRITGTKLTPTTLNAGDNRHITQTIELKNPQLWSPASPHLYTLKTRLIGPGKKIISESSQRIGIRHISYSADGFLINGRKLYQRGTNRHQEFPYLGYAASDEAQYRDAVKIKEAGFDIVRLSHYPQSPAFMRACDELGLMVINCITGWQFFKDGEFAQRSLQEAREMIRRDRNHPCVVLWETSLNESGMPAWFLKQQHEIVDQEYPGDQSFSGAWKDGPHDVFLPARQHGKGPKFWDDWQHGNKPAFTAEYGDWEYYAQAAANFNQDGAKELKKEESTSRQLRKHGEKRLLQMALNYQESHNQNLRGKSIIGDANWLMFDYNRGYANDHCSSGVMDLMRLPKFAYFFYRSQRPPSESSDHYSSGPMVFPATYWNESSSPQVRVFSNCETVTAYLNGKKMATQTPDQNRFSTHLSHPPFTFDFKSFTPGKLKFIGSIKGKPVAEHTVSTPGKAAALRLHADNSGHPLRPNDNDFLFVYASVVDAQGTVIPGATPLLSFSSEGGQIIGPNEIHAEAGINGILLRSHQHAKEITVKVSSPGLKPSELRIQTKLAD from the coding sequence GTGAAACATTCCATCACTCTCAGAACCATCCTCGTTCTCATCACCATGCAGCTTCCCCTGCATGCCCAACAAGACACGGACACGCAATCGTTCAACAAAAACTGGCAATTCCGTATTGATGCCTCCAAGGCTTGGCAATCGGTCACCCTGCCCCACACCGCCAAACTTGAGCCCTACATTTCCAATAACATGTGGATGGGCGAATGTACTTATCAAAAAGACATCCCCTACGAGCCATCCTGGAAAAACAAAAAAGTCTTCCTCGAGTTCGAAGGAGCGATGGGCATTGCCAAGGTTTCGCTGAATGGCAAACTTCTCACCACCCATTACGGCGGCTACATGGGTTTCCAAATCGACCTCACTGATCACCTTGTGGAAGGCCGCAACCGACTCGAGGTCGCTCTCGATAACCGAGAAAACAGCAACTACCCACCCGGCAAGGAATACCGCCGGCTCGACTTCAGCTGGTTCAGCGGTCTCTACCGCAACGTCAAACTGAATGTTACGGACAAACTCCACATCAGCCATGCCATCGCTGCCAATCAACAAGGTGGTGGCGGCATCTTTGTTACCTATCCGAAGGTCTCCAAACAAGCCGCCAGCGTGCAAATCAAAACCCACGTCGCCAATGATCACAACAACCCACAAAATTTCTATCTCGATCACTCCCTCTGGCAAAACGACCAACGCATCACCGGAACCAAACTCACTCCGACCACCCTCAATGCCGGCGACAACCGACACATCACCCAAACGATCGAACTCAAAAATCCACAGCTCTGGAGCCCTGCTTCGCCTCACCTCTACACGCTAAAAACCCGACTCATCGGCCCCGGTAAAAAAATCATTTCCGAATCTTCCCAACGCATTGGCATCCGCCACATCAGCTATTCCGCCGACGGCTTTTTGATCAATGGCCGCAAACTCTATCAGCGCGGCACCAATCGACACCAGGAATTTCCCTACCTCGGCTACGCCGCCTCGGACGAAGCCCAGTATCGCGATGCCGTAAAAATCAAAGAAGCCGGATTCGACATCGTCCGCCTCTCCCACTATCCGCAATCCCCGGCCTTCATGCGGGCCTGCGACGAACTCGGCCTGATGGTGATCAACTGCATCACCGGCTGGCAGTTTTTCAAGGACGGTGAATTTGCCCAACGCTCGCTGCAAGAAGCCCGCGAAATGATCCGCCGCGACCGCAACCACCCCTGTGTTGTGCTCTGGGAAACCAGCCTGAACGAAAGCGGTATGCCCGCCTGGTTCCTGAAACAACAACACGAAATTGTCGATCAGGAGTACCCCGGCGACCAGAGCTTCAGCGGAGCCTGGAAGGATGGTCCGCACGATGTTTTCCTACCTGCACGCCAACACGGGAAAGGACCCAAATTCTGGGACGACTGGCAACACGGCAACAAACCCGCCTTCACCGCTGAATACGGCGACTGGGAATACTACGCCCAAGCGGCAGCCAACTTCAACCAGGACGGAGCCAAAGAACTGAAAAAAGAGGAAAGCACCAGCCGCCAACTCCGCAAACACGGCGAAAAACGCCTGCTGCAGATGGCCCTCAACTACCAAGAGTCCCACAACCAGAACCTGCGCGGAAAATCCATCATCGGCGATGCCAACTGGCTGATGTTCGACTACAACCGCGGCTACGCCAACGACCACTGCAGCTCGGGCGTCATGGACCTCATGCGGCTACCCAAATTTGCCTATTTTTTCTACCGCAGCCAACGTCCGCCCAGTGAGTCCTCCGATCACTATTCCTCCGGCCCCATGGTCTTCCCCGCTACCTACTGGAATGAGTCATCCAGCCCGCAGGTGCGCGTGTTCTCAAACTGCGAAACCGTTACGGCCTACCTCAACGGTAAAAAAATGGCGACTCAGACTCCGGATCAAAATCGCTTTTCCACCCACCTTTCCCATCCTCCATTCACCTTCGATTTCAAATCCTTCACCCCCGGCAAGCTGAAATTTATCGGATCAATCAAAGGCAAACCCGTCGCCGAACACACCGTCAGCACCCCGGGTAAAGCGGCAGCACTCAGACTCCACGCCGACAACAGTGGCCACCCCTTGCGACCCAACGACAACGACTTCCTTTTTGTCTACGCCTCCGTCGTCGATGCCCAGGGAACGGTCATCCCCGGCGCGACTCCCCTCCTCAGCTTCAGCAGCGAGGGTGGGCAGATCATCGGCCCAAATGAGATCCACGCAGAGGCCGGCATCAACGGCATCCTGCTGCGCAGCCACCAGCATGCCAAAGAAATCACGGTAAAAGTCAGCAGCCCCGGCCTGAAACCCAGCGAACTCCGCATTCAAACCAAGCTGGCTGATTGA
- a CDS encoding NPCBM/NEW2 domain-containing protein, translating into MTPRILSMPPLASLVQPLQSLLFILTMSTGFAISETDLLQSTQTYGAAKRNLSTSGKALSVAGKTYPQGIGVHAVSEVPVSVEPTAKRFQGLVGMDDTSVREAKGEAQFRILSGSAILWTSPIMKTGSPAVPFDIQVPPGARKLYLQVDDLGNNAYDHANWIDLRWGKEAQASDVKATAKTKPQTLNGKDFGITPDVTTDQSAAFRKALDALRAAPGSTLTLAKGTYHFHHTGALKRHFHASNHDQPIWQPVSLPLVDLTKTTIDANGSLFLFHGQVQPMLIQDTRELTIKNLALDYVHPPDSQSTITKVTPEFYEMSIDQQQYPHKVENGWITFTGEGWEKPDGTHGIVFDGKTKEIVAGTSDYGYRGKLTLVSPGHYRVEKNIQKDGIKAGDTITMRHGWDRPHPGCVLYRAVDTQLVNFSIHSSHGMALVAQRSENIHLKGGGVFPRPGTGRNFSAGADATHFSNCKGKIITENCLYEGMMDDAINVHATCLRIEKKINKHTIRCRYVHGQAYGFETFLPGETLRFIQAKWLTPRNPCKVKSVAWIDNKNLLLTLDTPIPDDLGKGDAVENADWFPSVHFKNNIVRNNRARGSLFTTPHPVVIENNTFETIAGSAILLAGDANGWYESGACHDVLIRNNIFKNNLTSRFQFTEAIISIFPEVPDLKTQTEFYHRKVRIENNRFETFDVPLLFAISTKGIQFNNNSIRYNSQYPAWNRAPFIFRRCADIQISNNKVKNAPRPWDKASSLKLQLTPEKEIQWR; encoded by the coding sequence ATGACTCCACGCATTCTGTCCATGCCGCCGCTTGCCTCTCTGGTTCAGCCTCTTCAGTCCCTTTTGTTCATCTTGACCATGTCAACAGGCTTTGCCATCAGCGAAACCGACCTCCTGCAATCCACGCAGACCTACGGCGCAGCCAAACGCAATCTGTCCACCAGCGGCAAGGCCCTCAGCGTGGCAGGTAAAACCTACCCGCAAGGCATCGGTGTGCACGCCGTCTCCGAAGTCCCGGTAAGTGTCGAGCCCACGGCAAAGCGGTTCCAAGGACTGGTGGGTATGGATGACACCTCAGTACGAGAAGCCAAAGGAGAGGCCCAATTTCGGATTCTCTCCGGCAGCGCCATCCTCTGGACCTCACCCATCATGAAAACCGGCAGTCCAGCGGTCCCCTTCGACATCCAGGTTCCCCCGGGTGCCCGAAAACTTTACCTCCAGGTCGACGACCTCGGCAACAATGCCTACGACCACGCCAATTGGATCGACCTACGCTGGGGTAAGGAGGCGCAGGCATCCGACGTGAAGGCCACGGCAAAAACCAAGCCCCAAACCCTGAACGGAAAAGACTTCGGCATCACGCCGGATGTCACCACCGACCAATCAGCCGCCTTCCGCAAAGCGCTCGACGCCCTGCGTGCCGCACCCGGGTCCACCCTGACACTGGCCAAGGGAACCTACCATTTCCACCACACGGGTGCCCTGAAGCGCCACTTCCATGCCTCCAACCACGACCAACCGATCTGGCAACCGGTTTCGCTACCGCTGGTCGACCTAACCAAGACCACCATCGACGCCAACGGTTCCCTGTTCCTTTTCCACGGCCAGGTCCAGCCGATGCTCATCCAAGACACCCGGGAGCTCACCATCAAAAACCTGGCACTCGACTACGTCCACCCCCCCGATTCTCAAAGTACCATCACCAAAGTGACCCCCGAGTTCTACGAAATGAGCATCGATCAACAACAATACCCCCACAAGGTGGAAAACGGTTGGATCACTTTCACCGGGGAGGGTTGGGAAAAACCCGATGGCACCCACGGCATTGTCTTCGACGGCAAAACCAAAGAAATCGTCGCCGGCACCAGCGACTACGGCTACCGCGGCAAACTCACCCTTGTCTCACCCGGACACTACCGGGTGGAAAAAAACATCCAGAAAGACGGTATCAAAGCAGGCGACACCATCACCATGCGCCACGGCTGGGACCGCCCCCACCCGGGGTGCGTGCTCTACCGCGCCGTCGATACCCAGCTAGTGAATTTCTCCATCCACAGTTCCCACGGCATGGCGCTCGTCGCCCAACGCAGTGAAAACATCCACCTCAAAGGCGGCGGCGTCTTCCCCCGCCCCGGCACCGGAAGAAACTTCTCCGCAGGTGCTGATGCCACTCATTTTTCTAACTGCAAAGGGAAAATCATCACGGAAAACTGCCTCTACGAAGGGATGATGGATGATGCCATCAACGTGCACGCCACCTGTCTGCGCATCGAGAAAAAGATCAACAAGCACACCATCCGCTGCCGATACGTGCACGGCCAGGCCTATGGATTCGAAACCTTCCTCCCGGGAGAGACCCTCAGGTTTATCCAGGCCAAATGGCTGACGCCACGCAACCCCTGCAAAGTCAAGTCAGTGGCCTGGATCGATAATAAGAACCTCCTACTCACCCTGGACACCCCGATCCCCGATGACCTTGGCAAAGGGGACGCCGTCGAAAATGCCGACTGGTTTCCCAGTGTGCATTTTAAAAACAACATCGTCCGCAACAACCGTGCGCGGGGGAGCCTGTTCACCACCCCCCACCCGGTGGTCATCGAAAACAACACCTTCGAAACCATAGCCGGATCAGCAATTCTGTTAGCTGGCGACGCCAACGGTTGGTATGAAAGCGGTGCCTGCCACGATGTTCTGATCCGCAACAACATCTTCAAAAACAACCTCACCTCACGCTTCCAATTCACTGAAGCCATCATCTCGATCTTTCCGGAAGTCCCCGACCTCAAAACCCAGACCGAATTCTATCACCGCAAGGTCAGGATCGAAAATAACCGTTTCGAAACCTTTGATGTCCCCTTGTTGTTCGCCATTTCCACCAAAGGAATCCAATTCAACAACAACAGCATCCGCTACAACAGCCAATACCCCGCTTGGAACCGTGCTCCGTTCATCTTCCGCCGCTGCGCCGATATCCAAATCTCCAACAACAAGGTCAAGAATGCCCCTCGCCCATGGGACAAGGCATCATCCCTCAAACTTCAACTGACCCCGGAAAAGGAAATCCAGTGGAGATAA